A region of Toxorhynchites rutilus septentrionalis strain SRP chromosome 1, ASM2978413v1, whole genome shotgun sequence DNA encodes the following proteins:
- the LOC129773370 gene encoding acyl-CoA Delta-9 desaturase, which yields MSTTEATSPGSENKENPSVPETTNGSATEVPHPSEPSGSRDTKREASWPSVLFYIHLNILGIYGIFVLFSHTSAITFLFTSLLTLCGILGVTAGAHRLWAHKTYQASALLRFTLMLCQTMAGQGSIYDWVRMHRLHHEKFRTADDPYYSDKDFLHAQVFANIRKFSPRQEQLLEKIDMSDLESDGIAMFQKRFYWVLYPVLFVLLPINAPLEYWGDTVQAAIFVAFSLRYLLVLNISWLINSAHFVWGLDKNHKQSDSNMVFVVTKSYWPQYHYLLPFDYQSGEFGSYGSGCTTAFIRICAAMGMATKLQTMTTEAVKKGLTMAVDSGRPIVDCLKQAGAEDMCNLQREHYLKNERLH from the exons atgtCGACGACCGAAGCGACGAGCCCCGGATCGGAGAATAAGGAAAATCCCAGCGTTCCGGAGACGACAAATGGTTCCGCCACCGAGGTACCCCATCCGAGTGAACCGAGTGGCTCACGTGACACCAAACGGGAAGCAAGCTGGCCGTCGGTGCTGTTTTACATCCATCTTAACATCTTAGGAATTTATGGCATTTTTGTGCTTTTTTCTCACACCTCAGCGATTACGTTCCTTTTTA CGTCATTGTTAACCTTATGTGGAATTTTGGGCGTCACTGCTGGGGCCCATAGACTGTGGGCGCACAAGACCTATCAGGCGTCCGCCCTGCTGAGATTCACCCTGATGCTGTGTCAAACTATGGCCGGACAG GGTTCCATCTACGATTGGGTCCGGATGCACCGTCTGCATCACGAGAAATTCCGTACCGCGGACGATCCGTACTACAGCGACAAAGACTTCCTGCACGCACAGGTTTTCGCCAACATTCGCAAGTTCAGCCCTCGCCAGGAGCAGCTGCTCGAAAAGATCGACATGAGCGATCTCGAATCGGACGGAATCGCAATGTTCCAGAAGCGCTTCTACTGGGTCCTCTACCCGGTGCTGTTTGTCCTGCTGCCAATCAACGCACCGCTGGAATACTGGGGAGACACCGTGCAAGCTGCGATCTTCGTTGCTTTCTCCCTTCGCTATCTGCTAGTGCTGAACATTTCCTGGCTGATCAATTCGGCCCATTTCGTCTGGGGATTGGACAAAAACCATAAACAGAGTGACTCCAACATGGTGTTCGTGGTGACCAAGAGCTACTGGCCACAGTACCATTATCTGCTGCCGTTCGACTACCAAAGCGGGGAGTTTGGCAGCTACG GTTCCGGATGCACCACTGCCTTCATCCGTATCTGCGCCGCCATGGGAATGGCAACCAAGCTGCAAACCATGACCACCGAAGCCGTCAAGAAGGGTTTGACGATGGCCGTTGACAGTGGCCGGCCGATTGTGGACTGCCTGAAGCAGGCCGGAGCCGAGGATATGTGCAATCTGCAACGTGAACACTATCTCAAGAACGAAAGACTTCACTGA